A stretch of DNA from Polyodon spathula isolate WHYD16114869_AA chromosome 20, ASM1765450v1, whole genome shotgun sequence:
CTATGTATTAAACGCAGCGGCAATGTCTGTCTATGAAATGTGGAGAAAGGTTCAACTTATACACTTGTTGAAAATGTGGTGTAAAATGACGGTGAATTAATCACAGTTTAAGATTAGTTTTAAATcattatctacacacacacacacacacacacacacacacacacacacactcaattctgtttttgtttgtgttctttggTTTTGTTGGTCCGTTATGACGTAATTGTGTGAGAAAATCGATTGAGAAATACAATGCTTCCAGTTTTATCAAGATACATAATTTCATACACTTTCCCGAAGCGTTGTTACTCTGTTACTTAGCAACACCGTTTTGTCAACGTCACGATACGAGCCCACCGCTTCACTCCGCCCTAAAATGCCCCTAGGGCCAATTGCATTCCTGTTCGCTGTATTCCCGTTGTTTTCTCGCGATTGTTTCCCATTTAAAGTCTTTCTGTCCTGTAAAAATCGTCCATTTCGACAGAGCCGGCTCAGGGCTGTAGGGTCTCCTCATCTTCCTCGCACACCGCTGCTTGAACTAGTAGATACGATGTCTGACGTGGCTTTGTCGTTCGCCAAGGACTTCCTGGCTGGTGGCATTGCCGCTGCCGTCTCAAAAACAGCGGTGGCACCGATTGAGAGAGTCAAGCTGCTTCTGCAGGTAAGCGTGGTCTGTCATCGTTTCGCTGTGAGGCGAGGATTGAGAAGTGAGACCGGCTTCTGTACGAGGAGCCGCACTGGGTTAGCTTCACAGAGACGACAGCTATTGAGATGATCCCTGTCAAGACCAACAGCGGAGCATCAATTGCCACTTTTTGTATCATtgttatttatatctatatatacgtagattttatttttattttttttttttaagcatgactAGCCGGTGATCAAATAAGCCTTTCTTCTGCTGTTTTATCTAGTGTATTGTATTATGCCGGTTCTGTTCCCTGCCGTGTTGTTATTTAGTCGTAGTGGGGCAAGGGGTTTTCAAATTGGTTCCTGTGTGTTATCCCAGTCTACACCTTTACCCGAAAGTGTAGCAGTCCATACCAGCAATCCGTGTTCGTTTTCTGAAGAAAGGTCACCACTGATTTCTGCTTCCAACCCAAGGTCGGGACAAAGGAGCGGCCCCAGCCAATAGAGCCTGTAGTGACAGGAAGGGGCGTTTTCGACGATGATTCGTTGGCATCTTTTTAGAACTGCAAATTCCgcgaactgtttttttttttttttttttttttttattttattttattttattttatttgggttTGCAGTACCAACTAACAAGCGAGAATGAAATTATACAACGACTTTACTCCATGAGAACACGGTTGTCGCTACCGGCAATAGAGAGCCGGTGTTCTGTCAGTAAAGCACCTGGTTCCGGCAGCATATTGGCGAGTTTTATCTATGCATGACATTTGTCACGCTTAAATTTCCCCGCAACATTTTgtaaaggtgtgtgtttttttttttaaattttattttaattctatttCGGCAGGTGCCCTTGCCAGTAGTAGTCAGCCGCTCCATTTTGAATTAATCAACATAGTGGGAAGCAGCAATAATCTCTTTTCCCTTGGTTTCGCAAATTTTGGCAAAACATAAAATTTAATAACGTGATTACCttttctaattcatttttttaaaactttaacaaTTAATTGCATATCTttaacagatttctttttttttttttttttttatgtatttggtTGGTTAACTGGGAACATACAATGAATGTTTTTGCAAactgcttgtgtgtttttgtttttcaggtgcaACATGCAAGCAAACAGATCACAGCTGACAAACAGTACAAAGGTATTGTTGACTGTGTGGTCCGTATTCCCAAAGAGCAGGGCTTCCTGTCCTTCTGGCGTGGAAACCTGGCCAATGTCATCAGGTACTTCCCCACTCAGGCCCTCAACTTTGCTTTCAAAGACAAGTACAAGAAGGTCTTCCTGGGAGGTGTTGACCAGCGCACCCAGTTCTGGAGGTACTTCGCTGGTAACCTGGCCTCTGGCGGTGCCGCTGGTGCCACTTCCCTGTGCTTCGTCTACCCGCTCGACTTCGCCAGGACCCGTCTGGCCGCTGATGTTGGCAAAGCTGGTGCCACTCGTGAGTTCAGTGGTCTGGGAGACTGCTTGACGAAGGTCTTCAAGTCTGATGGCTTCAAGGGTCTGTACCAGGGGTTCAACGTCTCCGTCCAGGGTATCATCATCTACAGAGCTGCTTACTTTGGCGTCTACGACACGGCTAAAGGTAAGCCGCCCACAGAGGAACAGGAGGTAGATTTCTTAGCATGACATTTATATTGTGCAGTATTATATTCTGTGGAATTGAAATTGTCATCTGTGTAAactaatgcccccccccccccccccctcccccaggtaTGCTGCCAGATCCCAAGAACGTTAGCATTCTTGTAAGCTGGATGATTGCTCAGAGTGTGACCGCCGTCGCAGGTCTCGCCTCCTACCCCTTCGATACCGTCCGTCGTCGTATGATGATGCAGTCCGGGCGTAAAGGAGGTAAGTTCAGGTCCAGACCGTGCACGCACCCAGAACAGCCCCTCCACCTCGTATGTAGTCTTAAGTTggtgtcatttctttttttatatttggcGATCTCTATCTTAAATGGAACATTTGCTGGGTGGCAGACCTTGTTCTTTCAAAACCATGCAAATATTCCTTTGAGTCTGTTAAACTGGAGCTTCCTGGCATGAATCCTAGTGGTCCACCTCCATGGGTAAAATGCTATAattcaacagtgtttttttgcattcttgTGTAGTCTTATGTAGATCTGCACCTATTAACCTAAGGGTGGATTGTCCTGCTTTGTGTGTAAATCAATTTCACAGTACAGTGCTTCCTGATAACTTGCATGAGGGTTGTAAACCATGACCAAAAGCATCATATCTTTCTTGTGTAATTCAGTGGAATAAACTCTATTTCTTTCAATTCTAGCTGATATTATGTACAGTGGCACAATTGACTGCTGGAGGAAGATTCTTCGTGATGAAGGTGGCAGTGCCTTCTTCAAGGGAGCCTGGTCCAACGTTCTCAGAGGCATGGGTGGGGCCTTTGTGCTTGTCTTGTATGATGAGCTGAAGAAGGTCATCTAAATTTAACTGATTTGTTGTGAAATGATGTGTTTATATGTAACATATCTCTGTACATTTTGGAAGGACATAAATTCCGCCTTATTTATAGGGACCAGCTAGTTTCATACTAGTTGAACTGGGGGAAACAATCCTGCTCACTTGATCTCTTTTTACTTTAcaccactttttatttttcattcaatgtCATCACCATTTGAAATGCCCTGACCCCAAGAGCTCTACCTCTACAATTTTATTCAGCCGGTCTGTTTTTAACCATAaccttaacaaaaaataaaactcttaaattaacttaatttgcattttgtactgttgtgtttttatatattatattatattggtGCGTGGGTATAAAGTGTTGCAGTGAAAGTTCCAAAGAAGCAACGACCCAATGATCAGATTAAGGtagtttttatttgtgaacagAGTAGTAAATACTGTCATCTTTGAACTGGTACAGCACCCATGTTTTGGCTCTGGACACCTGTTGAAAACTCAGATGGATTTTTGGAATGTAGTAAAGTCAATCCGTACTTCGTGCTTTATGTTGGCTTAATGCCAACACCAGCTATTTGTAACCTATGCCAAGTGTAACGAATTACATGGCAGCCTATAATACAAGGTCCAGTATGAGTAGTGGAGGCAGGCATGCTGTCTGTGCCAGAATTACTCCTGTAGCGTAGTCTTAAGAGCCTCCATTTGATAGTAAACTCCTGGCACGTGCATTCCCTGGTACGTATTGCAATCAGTGTCGGGCGGCTTCTAAAAATAGCATATTTTCTGTTCCCTCCCCCACACAAGTGCATTCTAATGCAGCTTGAGTGGCCTTTTAACCCGTTGCTGCTGGAGTCATTTCCTCTCGACTGGATATACAGATCCCCTTACTCTGGATCCTAGCTAGCCAGTTCATACAAGCCATATGTATACTGTCTGATTACCAAACAATGCATTGCAACCATATGGTGTACAGAAGGTTCTATACAGAAGTGAATGGTAATGACAGTTTTGCTGTAAATATGGTTTTATATAATCAAAGACTGTGAAAGTGGAGGGGTGGGGCTACATTCATTTTGtgtctttcatttttacattccTGCAGGTTGAGTGTAAACCTGTTCAACAGTAAGGAGAGAAGTGTGGCTGTATATGAGCAGTGAAGTTTGGCCTGCCTGTAAATAAATCATGAGAGAGCACTAACAATGTGGGACTAGGCCTGGGAGTACAgactttaatttaaaagcatgtatGAAGAATGATTGATTCATTTGCACTGTGGTTCTTTTAAACTAATGTATCATTGTTTGTTTGCCATAGGggcctgtgttgctgtgttagaATGAGCCTGGGTAAACTGGTTGCAGCTGCATCTGACTTTCAGCTCTTGTCGCTCCCTTCCATGAGGCAGAGGAACCGGCTCCACATAGGCCTTGTTGTTTGTGTCAATCTGGTTCAGCCTTAAAATGGAATTCCACTCATTTCTCACTAACTTGAAGGTGCGTCGCACACATTTTCACATGGGAGTAAATCCTCATGCTCTGCTAAGAGTTACGACCATGGAAAGTGAACAGTGCAGTAATGCCATATTTTAGGCAATACGCTTGGCAAATTTGCAACGCTGGTGTGGAGATTTAGGGCACTGAAGTTGACCTCCCAAGTTTTATTACATTGCTTGAGTCCCATCAACAGCAGGATCATGCAGCCTTCACACAGAAATTatggttgccatggaaacaaaaACTGAGCATGTAACATGAacctaatgtttttatttctgcataGTGACTTTCCATTCACACACCCCTATAGCAGAAACATAAAACCCTGTTTATAGCATCATGATCCATCCACTAAGCAAATAGTTTCTTAGTGGATGATTGCAGTGTGTTTTAGATTGGGTTTTCTAGATGATGAGAGCATGTTTGCAAATGCTGAGACATGTTCAGATTGCCATTAGCAATTGTGCTTAAAACCCAGAGGACATTGGTCTGCATCACAAATCTCCATGACAGAAGGGTAGGGGATTGTACAGGTCAGGACGGAGATGCGCTCACCTGCAGAAGATCTCAGGGTGCCCGCCAGCATTGTGCCTTTAGAGCACTAAATTCACAAGCACCAAAATAAAGACGAAGTGACtgatgccttaaaaaaaaaaaaaaaaaaaaacagtacataatgGAGCATCAATCAGGACTCTTGCAAGCCACCTTGACAGAGGCACAGCAGTTCTGGAAAGTTATGTTATGTTAAATGAGTGCTGACAGCGGTAAGCAAGGATTTGGCTTTGCTTGGGAGTGTTGCACCTGTTTGAGATGCTTGCAACCTCACTCTGTTACTTGACAGCACAGCTGAGAGTTTACtacagaaaacaacacaagaaaTACGCAGGAAGGTTACAAGTCTGCAAAGCTTTTGCAATACTAAGATATTTGGTTAATTCCCTATTCACTGTTACCAATACAATGGCTTGTTTCATTCCCACTACTGTATAGAATTAGTTCATTCATGAAAACAGCTTCAGTGAGGGTGGGTATTTTTCCATATTCAACTGTATATAATGTTTTGAATTCGTGTTACAAACAAACTGGCACtgtgtgtgcatgagtgtttaaaatagcAGCGGATTACAGTGGTGTGGTTTTGACTGATGAGAACCAGCTGAAAGACAACGAATCCCGCTGAACGATCACCGCCGAGAATGAGGCTGGAATTGACAGACTGTACAGCAGCGTCCAGCGAGCGCGCATGCTCTGCACGAACTCCGCAGTTGTACTGACTGCAGTGTTTTCCAAGGGCTGCTAGCTGCAGAGAGAGGACATTTAAGGAAAATATTTAGACAATTTTGGTTCtaattatattgttttacatTCTTCAAAAGTAGTACAGATAtctaatatggaaaaaaaaaactttatcttttaattaaaaaaagagcacGCTAGTGCTGACACACGTGATGTCCGCTTTACGTCAGAGCAACAATAAGCGCGCATTAGATGGACTTGACAAAAACGTCCTTCAGCGGTCCTTTGATGAAATCAGATGCGTCCATGTGCTGTACCGTGCACGATGCATGTATCTGTGACATTGTGGAGCCTCGTGGAATTGTATACGTTCCTTTTAGAGTTTTAGTCTTACGGTGTCATGCAGATTGTCCAGCCCCCGGTAGCAGGTACAGTCGACTTATTGTTTATGCCCAAACTACACAGTTATTAATGCATTCTGGacgctgtattatttgtatactGGCCCTTTAAATGCACAGATTAGCCCTGTTTGACTGCTGATGTCATCTCACAGAATATCAACGCGTTGGAACGCTGTAATTGCATAAGAGAATGTGGGAGGAGCACGGAAAGCTACCATCTGGGAGTCATTTAGCAATATACCGGCATTCGTCATAAATCTGTCGGATTTCTCATTGCCATGCCTTTATTTTGTCAAATGATCAGAGCGCCGCAGTCAGCTGAATTTGAGCGCTGTATTGACTGAAGCTGGGACAGCACAGGCATCATCACCCTCCCCTTACCACTAATATCACATAATGATTGAGCAGCTAAGCAATTAAATGTACATATAAGAACGAAACTACGCGTGAGACGCGCATTCAAGCGTACTGCTTCAATGTGATTACATACAGGCAGCACCTCCACGGCCCCCGCATTCACCCACAACTACACCAGCGTATAAAATAACTACTAGCATTGCACAGCGTAGTAATCGTCTGAGTGTTCCTTCAGCCAGAAGCTCCGTACAGTCACCTGATCGGAACAGGCTTGTGAGAAAACACCCTTATCTCTCTTTCACAACGGGGAAAGGTCAGTAAGGACAAGCTCTCCCTTTAAAATAATGCTATGTATTGTTTCCCTTTGCACTGCGTTTTTATAGTCTGTAGTTCTTTGAGCTAAATCCATTCAAATGATCCGCTGTCCACTTTCAGATTTAATACTTGTTAAATTGATTACAATGTTTACTTTATCATACATAAAtgcgggtgggggggggggggggggggggggttttcttttatttctcttaatataatataattatatttaaaaagaaaagttctaAGAGACAAGTACTACAGTCGGAAGAGAACTTGAATGAAAACGATGCACTTGATTGtaacaatacaattcaaaattaaaaacgCTTTtactcatgggggggggggggggggggggactgttaaaaacacattttgaccaACTTcatggattttaaaatgtgtaatactgttaaaatattacTATATCAAACTTTCTCTACAACTGTAAGGGAACTCTATGACTTTTTCACGAGCAGGAATGCCTATCTGAAGGTCATCCCTTTGACGTAGATGAGTATGTACAGAGCGCACACTGAGTGCTACCTTATATGGAGAGCAAATCCGCTTGGAGCCCGTTTAGCTGCTGCATTGGCTCACTCCAGCTTGGGTCAGCGGGAGCCTACCGTTTACACAAATGTAAATGCAGCGCCACCTTGTGGGAAGAAGAAGAAATGAGGCTTGCGATCTAAAGCATTCTTCACCTGCAGAATGTGTCTGCTGATTTGAGGAACGATTGAGAGTAACTGTTGGGTCATTCCAGCTCACTTGATAACCCACATGTGATTAGAACAGACTGCCAGGGTAGTCGTGCACATGCAGAAGAAGAGCTGTGGCGCCCCTGTCTTGCACTGTGAGAATGTGCCTGTAGGTGGCACTGTCGCGCAATGTGAGAATGTGCCTGTAGGTGGCACTGTCGCGCATTGTGAGATTGTATCTGTAGGTGGCACTGTCGCGCATTGTGAGATTGTATCTGTAGGTGGCACTGTCGCGCATTGTGAGAATGTGCCTGTAGGTGGCACTGTCGCGCATTGTGAGATTGTATCTGTAGGTGGCACTGTCGCGCATTGTGAGAATGTGTCTGTAGGTGGCACTGTCGCGCATTGTGAGATTGTATCTGTAGGTGGCACTGTCGCCCATTGTAAGAATGTATCTGTAGGTGGCACTGTCGCGCATTGTAAGATCTGTAGGTGGCACTGTCGCGCATTGTGAGAATGTGTCTGTAGGTGGCACTGTCGCCCATTGTGAGAATGTATCTGTAGGTGGCACTGTCGCGCATTGTGAGAATGTGTCTGTAGGTGGTAGTCGTGTGTCATGCTGTGCTCTGTAAGATCTGTGCATACTTCACTAAAATAATACAGCATAAAAACGGTGTTGACTTGCAGGTGTGGGAAGAAAATGAGGATTTGTCTTTCACCATTCACATTAAAGAGATGACCCTTTCCAGTGGAATGTGAAACAGACCCTGACTGCATTTCAGCGGCTTCTGAGTTGTTTGGAAGAGGTGAATGCAGTGGTGATTTGATCAACCTAAACCCAGCTGCGATGAGCCACCCCTgggttttattaaagcattttacagaacttACATTGAGATCTTGAGATAACCAGAGTGGTTGGCtccctagtgctgtaaaattATCCTATTAAATCCAGCTGTAGCTAACCCCAGCCATTTAGCCACATAAATAAGCAGTTAGTTTTGTGTTAAACACACAATGGGTCTAAATACAACCCTTCCATGTGTGTTTTCTTCCTTGTCCTTCTATTTTATGAAACACACTGGCAAGCTGTGTGCATGCATGCCTGACTGTTTGAATATGAGTTGAGGTTGACTGTGCGAAACACTAGCTAGTGCTGTGGTGTAACCAGAATATGAaactgagtcacacacacagctttacaCCCTCTCGCTGCAATTATAAATAAAGTTACATTTACATTCAGTGGATTTCATTTATAATTGATCATACCACATCTTATATGTATAATTTTTAGGGTCCTGATTTATCATCCATTTCTGATATTGTGGAAAGCTGGCGGCAGCCTGCTGATGACGAGTTTCTAGAAAAAGCCAGACTGCAACGTGAAGATGTATTAAAGGTAAGTGTGATCCTTGGGAAGAGGTCAGTGTGATCACACATGATTTGGATAATTGGCTTTTACCAGCCCACAGCACATCTTCTCTTCCTCAATGTCTCTCCTCAGGAGCTGGTATTGAATCACCCAGCTGGGCAGAGTAAGGAGCTCTTCAGTTTTCTACAGCCCCCAGAATCCCTGCTTGAAAGCAAAGAGCCTTTCATGGAAGTGTGGAGGCTTGTGAGCAATGTAGTTTCCTTCTTCGCCCCTGGCGAGAGGGAGGAAGAGGTGAGGATGTATAATTCTTTTAAAGATGCAGTTTAAAAGGTTGATCTATTTCTTTGCACACAGGAGCTAGTGCAGAGCTTGATGATGTGTTTTACAGTATAACCTTCACCTGCTGCAAGTAGATGGGGTAACTGACAGAGGGGGTGCTGGCTCAACCGGAGACGAGGTCTGCAGGGAGGACGGCGCCCATTCGGGAGACAAACCAAATCCGGATCAGTCCAACATAGCGTATAGAGCCCTCCTGATTGGATCAGCTGACAGTGAGTGTAATCTATCTGACTCTGAAGACTCCGAGATGGAATGCTGTATTAAGGATTCCGGTTCTAAGGCATCCCTTCCAAATGGAATCCCCCCTTGGAATTCAGCTGATGTGGTCAACTGTAAAAGGTTAAGAGTCAAGACTGAAAAAGGACAGGCTAAACTCAACACCAGGCAAGAGACAAAGACAGAGAAACCTGAGAAGGAAGCGACCAGAGTAATTTTTgagcttttaaaagaaataactAGTAAGTTCAGCATGATACCTTGAAACGGTCACAGGGTTACCTTGTAAGAAGGCCACAGAGAACAGTTTTATTTAACCTGTATCCTGATCTTCTGTTTCAGATAATTCATTGcttgtacattgttttaaattgattccATCTTCCTATCTGGCACTGTAAGTTGAaccaggttttgtttttatattgatttggttattaaaTGCAAGGTGGCACACAACAAAGTATTTTTTCCAAGTCTGGCAGAACGAGGACCATCAATTCCTGTTCTCTTTTCTTGAATGGGAATGATTGTATAGTGAAGGTAACAATGCTGTGCTAACCCTTGAAATGTAGGAATAACTGATTCACTGAGTCAAGTGCGCTGGGCTTAAAGGTGGTGGATTTGATGTATATTCGTGCTGATTTCTAAAATTATTACTgccccagggatggaaataaaactagAACTCGATTAGCCCCAGTatatagggaacaagctcaggtgtgtcttataaaCTCATAGTACAATCTagcaaactgctttgcaatgggagtcttagttGCATCACTGCTTATCTTATGCTCAAATGACTGCAGAGTTTGTGACTGACTTTCCATTCTGGAATACATTACAAGTTAATAAGTATAATTCAATGAAGTGCTTGAGGTCAGGGTTTTAATTGGTCCAATTTATGAATTGAGTACACGATTGGAGCCAATGAAACAGTGGGCTTCTTTGAAACTCATTCGGTCCTCTGATCCCAGGAAGGTGTTTTCGAAGCTTCACTTGGACGAGAAGCAGGTGACAGCCCACGTTGAGAACCTCTGTGAGAAGCTGTGGCCCAACGGAATACCTGCTGAGCCTAGCCCGGAGAGAACTAACACAGAGAAAACCCAGACCAAAGAGAGGGTAGAAGAACTGCTGCTGAAAATCCTGTCTCCATGTGAGCAATCCTTTGAGACTAGcctagtagtattttttttacctgcacATTCTTTTGCAAAGAGCCAGTGCATTGAAATGCTGggtgtgtatattttttaaaaacatatttgatgcATTGCCAAATGTTAAACTACTGTATGTTCCTGGAAGAGTGCAGGACTTATAAACAATATGATTAAGAAACGCCCCATACAGCAAATGTGGTATTTCCACTAGTGGCAGGTTAGTGGTGCAGGCCAGATATTAATTTAAGAGGTATATTGAGGCAACATGGGAGTTTTAAAAAGGTTAGCGGGATGTGATGACTGAGGTTAGTTGATATTTCACAATCAAACCAAGTTACTCCTTATCTAGTGAAACAGATAAGATCTTTAAGTCGAACTTGGTGCTGATTAACTCTGATCGGTGTTCATTTTACAGATGGCTTAGTCATAAAAGCCAAGCATGTGAAGAGCGTGTTCACCACCTTTCAGGATCTGGAGGCCAACAAAATGCtgctttatgtgtgtgtgtttcctgagAAATACAGAACAAAAGGAGGCTCAGGATTTCATTCAAGTGTGCAAGCTTCTTTATTGTTGAGGCTGTTGCCGTCCTCTCTGAAATGTTTATTCTCCCTTATATTATAAAATACCAAGAATAATCTACATGCCCATTGTGATGCTTCAGTGTTTGCACACCATGGTGCAAACCTTTAAACCGTGGTTTAGAATACACTGAAGCTTGCTTTCCAGACATCATGCTACAGCAGTGAACAGAAACAGCTGGCTAGCTGAGCAGACTCTGCATCTTGGCAGCCCTGAGAAATAGGATGTGTTTGACTCTGTACAGTGTATGTGCAAGACATTTTCTGCTTTGCTTTCTTCTCTTTTtagatgctgtttttgt
This window harbors:
- the LOC121295430 gene encoding uncharacterized protein LOC121295430 isoform X1, with the translated sequence MEVWRLVSNVVSFFAPGEREEEYNLHLLQVDGVTDRGGAGSTGDEVCREDGAHSGDKPNPDQSNIAYRALLIGSADSECNLSDSEDSEMECCIKDSGSKASLPNGIPPWNSADVVNCKRLRVKTEKGQAKLNTRQETKTEKPEKEATRVIFELLKEITNNSLLVHCFKLIPSSYLALKVFSKLHLDEKQVTAHVENLCEKLWPNGIPAEPSPERTNTEKTQTKERVEELLLKILSPYGLVIKAKHVKSVFTTFQDLEANKMLLYVCVFPEKYRTKGGSGFHSSVQASLLLRLLPSSLKCLFSLIL
- the LOC121295430 gene encoding uncharacterized protein LOC121295430 isoform X2 gives rise to the protein MEVWRLVSNVVSFFAPGEREEEYNLHLLQVDGVTDRGGAGSTGDEVCREDGAHSGDKPNPDQSNIAYRALLIGSADSECNLSDSEDSEMECCIKDSGSKASLPNGIPPWNSADVVNCKRLRVKTEKGQAKLNTRQETKTEKPEKEATRVIFELLKEITNNSLLVHCFKLIPSSYLALKVFSKLHLDEKQVTAHVENLCEKLWPNGIPAEPSPERTNTEKTQTKERVEELLLKILSPYAVFVSV
- the slc25a5 gene encoding ADP/ATP translocase 2, which gives rise to MSDVALSFAKDFLAGGIAAAVSKTAVAPIERVKLLLQVQHASKQITADKQYKGIVDCVVRIPKEQGFLSFWRGNLANVIRYFPTQALNFAFKDKYKKVFLGGVDQRTQFWRYFAGNLASGGAAGATSLCFVYPLDFARTRLAADVGKAGATREFSGLGDCLTKVFKSDGFKGLYQGFNVSVQGIIIYRAAYFGVYDTAKGMLPDPKNVSILVSWMIAQSVTAVAGLASYPFDTVRRRMMMQSGRKGADIMYSGTIDCWRKILRDEGGSAFFKGAWSNVLRGMGGAFVLVLYDELKKVI